From one Lycium ferocissimum isolate CSIRO_LF1 chromosome 7, AGI_CSIRO_Lferr_CH_V1, whole genome shotgun sequence genomic stretch:
- the LOC132062043 gene encoding uncharacterized protein LOC132062043, with protein sequence MWYNRLSEYLLKEGYTNDAICPCVFIKNTISEFVVFAVYVDDINLIGTPAELKKATDYLQKEFGMKDLGKTKLCLGLQIEHLTNGIFVHQSAYTEKVLKRFYMDEAHPLRYLSEPHKARSQTGYVFICGGAAISWRSTKQSIIATSSNYAEIIAIHEAS encoded by the exons ATGTGGTATAACCGCCTTAGTGAGTATTTGTTGAAAGAAGGCTATACAAATGATGCCATTTGCCCATGTGTTTTTATAAAGAACACAATATCGGAGTTTGTTGTATTTGCTGTTTATGTTGACGATATAAACCTTATTGGAACTCCTGCAGAGCTCAAAAAGGCAACTGATTATTTACAGAAGGAATTTGGGATGAAAGATCTTGGAAAGACAAAACTATGTCTTGGTTTGCAAATTGAACATTTGACAAATGGTATCTTTGTCCATCAATCTGCCTATACAGAGAAAGTGTTGAAACGATTTTATATGGATGAAGCACATCCATTAA GGTATTTATCTGAGCCACACAAAGCTAGATCTCAAACAGGCTATGTGTTTATATGTGGGGGTGCTGCCATATCTTGGCGATCCACAAAGCAGTCTATCATAGCTACCTCATCAAATTATGCTGAAATAATAGCAATTCACGAAGCAAGCTGA
- the LOC132062044 gene encoding uncharacterized protein LOC132062044 translates to MANLTKLEFVALDISGKNYLSWVLDAEIHLDAMGLGDTIEEKNKASNQENAKAMIFLRHHLDKALKVEYLTIKDPFVLWRNLKERYDHLQMVFLPKTRHEWINRRLQDFKSVMKYNSEMFKINSILTLCEETISDSDKLEKTFSTFHASNVLLQQQY, encoded by the coding sequence ATGGCTAACCTTACAAAACTTGAGTTCGTTGCCCTCGATATTTCGGGCAAGAACTACCTATCATGGGTTCTAGATGCTGAAATCCATCTTGATGCTATGGGTCTTGGAGACAccattgaagaaaaaaataaagcatcCAACCAAGAAAATGCCAAGGCTATGATATTCTTGCGTCATCACCTTGATAAGGCCCTGAAGGTTGAATATCTTACTATTAAGGATCCGTTCGTTTTATGGAGAAACTTGAAAGAAAGATATGACCACCTGCAGATGGTCTTCCTCCCAAAAACACGACACGAATGGATCAATCGAAGGCTACAAGATTTCAAATCAGTTATGAAGTACAATTCTGAGATGTTCAAAATTAATTCTATATTGACACTATGTGAAGAAACGATTAGTGATTCTGATAAGCTGGAAAAGACGTTCTCCACCTTTCATGCCTCGAATGTGCTCCTGCAGCAACAATATTGA
- the LOC132063963 gene encoding polygalacturonate 4-alpha-galacturonosyltransferase-like isoform X2, translating into MALKRGSSGLGSQRNRSTGSSFPIVILIFCSFLAPLIFFVGRGLYTSTSIDHNDSSTTSSKQGLDWRERLALQQIKPLLTKEVIDVIKASTEDLGPLSLDSFRKNNLSASWKFVGQEIEAKKSATDAEVNKPNQIAAADSKPKITRGKHDGPVDGDHSQFLDSPAKLARRQLRERRREKRAADLLKRDDDVNVKLENAAIERSKSVDSSVLGKYSIWRKENDNENTDSTVRLMRDQMIMARVYISIATTKKKPDLAHELQTRLKESQRALGDAGSDADLTRSAHEKMKAMGQVLSKAREQLYDCKLVTTKLRAMLQSADEQVRSLKRQSTFLSQLAAKTIPNGIHCLSMRLTIDYYLLPPEKRKFPRSENLENPDLFHYALFSDNVLAASVVVNSTIVNAKEPEKHVFHLVSDKLNFAAMNMWFLLNPPGKATIHVENVDEFKWLNSSYCPVLRQLESAAMKEYYFKAAHPNTLSAGSSNLKYRNPKYLSMLNHLRFYLPQVYPKLNKILFLDDDIVVQKDLTGLWSVDLHGKVNGAVETCGQSFHRFDKYLNFSNPHIARNFDPNACGWAYGMNMFDLKEWKKRDITGIYHKWQNMNEDRVLWKLGTLPPGLITFYGLTHPLEKSWHVLGLGYNPSIDRADIENAAVVHYNGNMKPWLELAMTKYRPYWTKYIKFDHPYMRSCKLSE; encoded by the exons ATCATAATGATTCTTCAACCACTTCAAGTAAACAG GGTCTAGATTGGAGGGAGAGGCTTGCTCTGCAGCAAATTAAACCTTTGTTAACAAAAGAG GTGATTGATGTCATCAAAGCCAGTACAGAGGATTTAGGACCTCTCAGTCTTGATTCTTTTAGAAAGAACAATTTGTCTGCCTCGTGGAAATTTGTTGGGCAAGAAATTGAAGCCAAGAAAAGTGCAACTGATGCAGAG GTAAATAAGCCAAATCAGATAGCCGCTGCAGATTCCAAACCAAAAATCACCAGAGGCAAACACGATGGTCCTGTTGATG GGGATCATTCCCAATTTCTAGATTCACCCGCTAAGTTGGCCAGAAGG CAATTGCGAGAGAGAAGACGTGAAAAGCGTGCTGCTGATTTACTGAAACGAGATGATGATGTGAATGTGAAGCTTGAAAACGCTGCCATCGAGCGCTCCAAGTCAGTTGACTCTTCTGTGTTGGGGAAGTACAGCATATGGAGGAAAGAAAATGACAATGAGAACACTGATTCAACAGTACGCTTGATGCGAGATCAAATGATTATGGCAAGAGTGTACATAAGCATTgcaacaacgaagaaaaagccGGACTTGGCCCATGAGTTACAGACTCGGCTTAAAGAAAGTCAGCGTGCGTTAGGTGATGCAGGCTCTGATGCTGATTTAACACGCAG TGCACATGAGAAAATGAAAGCTATGGGCCAAGTGCTATCTAAAGCCAGAGAGCAGCTCTATGACTGCAAGCTTGTGACTACAAAACTGAGAGCAATGCTGCAATCTGCAGATGAGCAAGTCAGAAGTTTGAAGAGGCAGAGCACTTTCTTGAGCCAATTAGCTGCAAAGACTATACCGAATGGGATTCACTGCTTGTCCATGCGTTTGACTATTGATTATTACCTTCTTCCTCCTGAAAAAAGAAAGTTCCCAAGAAGTGAGAATCTGGAAAATCCTGATCTTTTCCATTATGCCCTATTTTCCGATAACGTTTTGGCTGCTTCAGTCGTTGTCAACTCAACTATTGTGAATGCTAAG GAACCAGAGAAACATGTATTTCATCTAGTCAGTGATAAATTGAACTTTGCAGCTATGAACATGTGGTTTTTGTTGAACCCTCCTGGAAAAGCAACAATccatgttgaaaatgttgatgaGTTCAAGTGGCTTAATTCTTCATATTGTCCTGTTTTGCGGCAGCTAGAATCTGCTGCTATGAAGGAGTACTATTTCAAGGCAGCTCATCCCAACACCCTATCTGCTGGTTCTTCTAATTTGAAGTACCGGAACCCCAAATATCTTTCAATGCTCAATCACCTTAGGTTTTATCTCCCCCAGGTTTATCCAAAGTTGaataaaatcctttttcttgatGATGACATTGTTGTTCAGAAAGACTTGACAGGATTGTGGTCGGTTGACCTTCATGGGAAAGTGAATGGTGCAGTTGAAACCTGTGGTCAGAGTTTTCACCGTTTTGACAAGTACCTAAACTTCTCAAATCCCCATATTGCTAGAAACTTTGATCCAAATGCCTGTGGGTGGGCATATGGCATGAACATGTTTGATCTTAAGGAGTGGAAGAAGAGAGATATAACGGGCATTTATCACAAGTGGCAAAACATG AATGAAGACAGGGTCCTGTGGAAACTGGGGACTCTACCTCCAGGGCTGATCACATTTTACGGGCTCACACATCCACTAGAGAAGTCCTGGCATGTCCTAGGTTTGGGATACAATCCTAGCATTGATCGGGCAGATATCGAGAATGCAGCTGTCGTACATTACAATGGTAACATGAAACCATGGCTGGAGTTGGCAATGACAAAGTACAGGCCATACTGGACCAAATATATAAAGTTTGACCATCCATACATGCGCAGCTGTAAACTAAGTGAATGA
- the LOC132063963 gene encoding polygalacturonate 4-alpha-galacturonosyltransferase-like isoform X1 produces MALKRGSSGLGSQRNRSTGSSFPIVILIFCSFLAPLIFFVGRGLYTSTSIDHNDSSTTSSKQGLDWRERLALQQIKPLLTKEVIDVIKASTEDLGPLSLDSFRKNNLSASWKFVGQEIEAKKSATDAEVWVKVNKPNQIAAADSKPKITRGKHDGPVDGDHSQFLDSPAKLARRQLRERRREKRAADLLKRDDDVNVKLENAAIERSKSVDSSVLGKYSIWRKENDNENTDSTVRLMRDQMIMARVYISIATTKKKPDLAHELQTRLKESQRALGDAGSDADLTRSAHEKMKAMGQVLSKAREQLYDCKLVTTKLRAMLQSADEQVRSLKRQSTFLSQLAAKTIPNGIHCLSMRLTIDYYLLPPEKRKFPRSENLENPDLFHYALFSDNVLAASVVVNSTIVNAKEPEKHVFHLVSDKLNFAAMNMWFLLNPPGKATIHVENVDEFKWLNSSYCPVLRQLESAAMKEYYFKAAHPNTLSAGSSNLKYRNPKYLSMLNHLRFYLPQVYPKLNKILFLDDDIVVQKDLTGLWSVDLHGKVNGAVETCGQSFHRFDKYLNFSNPHIARNFDPNACGWAYGMNMFDLKEWKKRDITGIYHKWQNMNEDRVLWKLGTLPPGLITFYGLTHPLEKSWHVLGLGYNPSIDRADIENAAVVHYNGNMKPWLELAMTKYRPYWTKYIKFDHPYMRSCKLSE; encoded by the exons ATCATAATGATTCTTCAACCACTTCAAGTAAACAG GGTCTAGATTGGAGGGAGAGGCTTGCTCTGCAGCAAATTAAACCTTTGTTAACAAAAGAG GTGATTGATGTCATCAAAGCCAGTACAGAGGATTTAGGACCTCTCAGTCTTGATTCTTTTAGAAAGAACAATTTGTCTGCCTCGTGGAAATTTGTTGGGCAAGAAATTGAAGCCAAGAAAAGTGCAACTGATGCAGAGGTCTGGGTTAAA GTAAATAAGCCAAATCAGATAGCCGCTGCAGATTCCAAACCAAAAATCACCAGAGGCAAACACGATGGTCCTGTTGATG GGGATCATTCCCAATTTCTAGATTCACCCGCTAAGTTGGCCAGAAGG CAATTGCGAGAGAGAAGACGTGAAAAGCGTGCTGCTGATTTACTGAAACGAGATGATGATGTGAATGTGAAGCTTGAAAACGCTGCCATCGAGCGCTCCAAGTCAGTTGACTCTTCTGTGTTGGGGAAGTACAGCATATGGAGGAAAGAAAATGACAATGAGAACACTGATTCAACAGTACGCTTGATGCGAGATCAAATGATTATGGCAAGAGTGTACATAAGCATTgcaacaacgaagaaaaagccGGACTTGGCCCATGAGTTACAGACTCGGCTTAAAGAAAGTCAGCGTGCGTTAGGTGATGCAGGCTCTGATGCTGATTTAACACGCAG TGCACATGAGAAAATGAAAGCTATGGGCCAAGTGCTATCTAAAGCCAGAGAGCAGCTCTATGACTGCAAGCTTGTGACTACAAAACTGAGAGCAATGCTGCAATCTGCAGATGAGCAAGTCAGAAGTTTGAAGAGGCAGAGCACTTTCTTGAGCCAATTAGCTGCAAAGACTATACCGAATGGGATTCACTGCTTGTCCATGCGTTTGACTATTGATTATTACCTTCTTCCTCCTGAAAAAAGAAAGTTCCCAAGAAGTGAGAATCTGGAAAATCCTGATCTTTTCCATTATGCCCTATTTTCCGATAACGTTTTGGCTGCTTCAGTCGTTGTCAACTCAACTATTGTGAATGCTAAG GAACCAGAGAAACATGTATTTCATCTAGTCAGTGATAAATTGAACTTTGCAGCTATGAACATGTGGTTTTTGTTGAACCCTCCTGGAAAAGCAACAATccatgttgaaaatgttgatgaGTTCAAGTGGCTTAATTCTTCATATTGTCCTGTTTTGCGGCAGCTAGAATCTGCTGCTATGAAGGAGTACTATTTCAAGGCAGCTCATCCCAACACCCTATCTGCTGGTTCTTCTAATTTGAAGTACCGGAACCCCAAATATCTTTCAATGCTCAATCACCTTAGGTTTTATCTCCCCCAGGTTTATCCAAAGTTGaataaaatcctttttcttgatGATGACATTGTTGTTCAGAAAGACTTGACAGGATTGTGGTCGGTTGACCTTCATGGGAAAGTGAATGGTGCAGTTGAAACCTGTGGTCAGAGTTTTCACCGTTTTGACAAGTACCTAAACTTCTCAAATCCCCATATTGCTAGAAACTTTGATCCAAATGCCTGTGGGTGGGCATATGGCATGAACATGTTTGATCTTAAGGAGTGGAAGAAGAGAGATATAACGGGCATTTATCACAAGTGGCAAAACATG AATGAAGACAGGGTCCTGTGGAAACTGGGGACTCTACCTCCAGGGCTGATCACATTTTACGGGCTCACACATCCACTAGAGAAGTCCTGGCATGTCCTAGGTTTGGGATACAATCCTAGCATTGATCGGGCAGATATCGAGAATGCAGCTGTCGTACATTACAATGGTAACATGAAACCATGGCTGGAGTTGGCAATGACAAAGTACAGGCCATACTGGACCAAATATATAAAGTTTGACCATCCATACATGCGCAGCTGTAAACTAAGTGAATGA